The Solibacillus sp. FSL W7-1464 genome contains a region encoding:
- a CDS encoding phytoene desaturase family protein has translation MKKKVIVIGAGVAGMASAIRLQQAGYEVELFEKEAMPGGKMHRIEKDGFKFDLGPTIVMMPELYREIFELCGRDPDDYIPMEKLDPMFQVYFKDEMDRPYKGSSDLTEMMKTLESINPDDAQGFLDYLQEIYKRFIIAKNHFIQRPFRKFTDFYNPFMIKQTFKLKTFDSADHFIGKYIKDERIKNMLSFQTLYIGISPYNGPSLYSIIPMIEFLYGVWFIKGGMHTMATSMEKLFYELGGKIHYNANVERISIESGRADGIYVNGRKEEADYVMCNADFPYAMKELVQDKKAKGKYTDEKIDAMKYSCSCFLLYLGTNRKYEQVEGVHNFVFKSEMKKNINDIFSGEKLQDGAFYIHIPSKADPSMAPEGKEAIYVLLPVSELSTAKYEWNDETIQYYRDYLIREMKKIKGFENLEEEIVSESYTTPMDFKQRFNAYNGATFGLQPTLSQSNHMRPQSKATHCENLYFTGSSTHPGAGVPIVLLSAKIAAQELISDDQGIQFDY, from the coding sequence ATGAAAAAAAAAGTCATTGTAATAGGAGCTGGTGTAGCAGGGATGGCAAGTGCAATACGCCTACAGCAAGCGGGTTACGAAGTGGAACTGTTTGAAAAGGAAGCAATGCCGGGAGGAAAAATGCATCGTATTGAAAAGGATGGTTTTAAGTTTGATCTGGGACCAACGATCGTGATGATGCCTGAACTTTACAGGGAGATTTTCGAATTGTGCGGAAGGGACCCTGATGACTATATACCAATGGAGAAGCTCGATCCGATGTTTCAAGTTTATTTTAAAGATGAGATGGACCGCCCGTATAAAGGCTCGTCCGACTTAACAGAAATGATGAAAACACTGGAAAGTATAAACCCTGATGATGCGCAAGGTTTTCTGGATTACTTACAGGAAATATATAAACGTTTTATCATCGCAAAGAATCACTTTATCCAACGGCCTTTCCGCAAATTCACAGACTTCTACAATCCATTTATGATCAAGCAAACTTTCAAATTAAAAACCTTCGACAGCGCCGACCATTTCATTGGCAAATATATTAAAGATGAACGAATTAAAAATATGCTTAGTTTTCAAACATTGTACATAGGCATTTCCCCATATAACGGGCCTTCACTGTACTCGATTATTCCTATGATTGAATTTTTATACGGGGTTTGGTTTATCAAAGGGGGGATGCACACAATGGCGACATCAATGGAAAAACTGTTTTATGAACTTGGTGGTAAGATCCACTACAATGCCAACGTCGAGAGAATTTCCATCGAGTCCGGCCGTGCCGATGGGATTTATGTAAATGGCAGAAAGGAAGAAGCGGATTACGTTATGTGCAACGCTGATTTTCCATATGCAATGAAAGAGCTCGTTCAAGATAAAAAGGCAAAGGGCAAATATACCGATGAAAAAATTGATGCGATGAAATATTCCTGCTCCTGCTTCCTTCTTTATTTAGGAACGAACCGTAAATATGAACAAGTAGAAGGTGTTCATAATTTTGTATTCAAAAGTGAGATGAAGAAAAATATAAATGATATTTTTTCAGGAGAAAAGCTTCAGGATGGCGCATTTTACATTCATATTCCATCAAAAGCCGATCCGTCGATGGCACCGGAAGGGAAGGAAGCCATTTATGTATTGCTGCCGGTATCCGAACTTTCAACAGCGAAGTATGAATGGAATGATGAAACGATTCAATATTACCGTGATTACTTGATTCGTGAAATGAAAAAAATAAAAGGGTTTGAAAATCTGGAAGAAGAAATTGTTTCGGAATCGTACACAACACCAATGGATTTCAAACAGCGGTTTAATGCATACAATGGCGCAACATTCGGATTGCAGCCAACATTAAGCCAGAGCAATCATATGCGCCCGCAAAGCAAAGCGACCCATTGTGAGAACCTGTACTTTACAGGCAGCAGTACGCATCCTGGTGCGGGTGTGCCAATCGTTCTCCTTTCTGCGAAAATAGCTGCCCAGGAACTTATATCAGATGATCAAGGGATTCAGTTTGACTACTAA
- a CDS encoding xylose ABC transporter ATP-binding protein: MTEYVLEMKGITKEFPSVKALDNVTFSVRKGEIHALCGENGAGKSTLMKVLSGVYPAGTYSGKILIKGKEASFKNIKESQDAGVAIIYQELALVGEMTIAENLFLGHDLMRSPVINWNEIYKKSMVALEKVGLDLDPQMKVSELTVGKQQLLEIAKALTKETDILILDEPTAALTESDVAVLIKLLNELRKQGVTCIYISHKLGEVMELADSVTILRDGQTISTNSIEYLTEEKIITMMVGRELTELFPYEVHEISDENVLHVENYTSYNKSGKKVVSNINFSVKKGEIVGFSGLMGAGRSELFISLFGGMPGKKEGTVKLNNKTVTIKSPADAIKEGFAYVSEDRKRYGLVLGMDIAKNTTLIALNKVMKLNVISQALEVRAAEEITTKMKLKAPNLDIEVGKLSGGNQQKVVLSKWIMNNPKLLILDEPTRGIDVGAKYEIYKIMNELVQQGVGIVLISSELPEVLGMSDRILVMCEGEITGEFTREEATQEKVMMCATGGEKRD; this comes from the coding sequence ATGACTGAATATGTTTTAGAAATGAAAGGAATAACAAAAGAGTTTCCAAGTGTTAAGGCACTGGACAATGTTACTTTTTCAGTACGGAAAGGTGAAATACATGCCTTATGTGGTGAAAATGGTGCAGGGAAATCGACATTGATGAAAGTATTAAGCGGCGTTTATCCGGCTGGCACATACAGTGGGAAAATTTTAATCAAAGGCAAAGAAGCAAGTTTCAAAAACATTAAAGAGTCCCAGGATGCAGGAGTGGCAATTATTTACCAGGAACTTGCGTTGGTTGGTGAAATGACGATTGCTGAAAACTTATTTTTAGGACATGATTTAATGCGCTCGCCCGTTATTAATTGGAATGAGATTTATAAAAAGTCGATGGTAGCACTTGAAAAGGTTGGGTTAGATCTGGACCCGCAAATGAAGGTATCCGAATTAACTGTAGGAAAGCAGCAACTTCTTGAAATTGCAAAAGCTTTAACGAAGGAAACGGATATTTTAATTTTAGATGAGCCAACAGCTGCTCTTACAGAAAGTGATGTAGCTGTTTTAATTAAGCTGTTAAATGAACTTCGAAAACAAGGTGTAACATGCATATACATTTCGCACAAATTAGGAGAAGTTATGGAGCTTGCAGATTCTGTAACAATTTTACGTGATGGTCAGACAATTTCAACGAACTCCATCGAATATCTAACTGAGGAAAAGATCATTACAATGATGGTTGGTCGTGAACTCACGGAGTTATTCCCTTATGAGGTACACGAAATTAGCGATGAAAATGTATTACATGTAGAAAATTACACTTCATACAATAAATCAGGAAAAAAAGTGGTATCTAATATCAATTTCAGTGTTAAAAAGGGTGAAATTGTAGGCTTTTCCGGCTTGATGGGAGCGGGTCGCTCAGAGCTATTTATTAGTCTGTTTGGCGGGATGCCCGGAAAAAAAGAAGGTACGGTCAAACTAAATAATAAAACCGTAACAATTAAATCACCAGCAGATGCCATTAAAGAGGGATTTGCTTATGTATCGGAAGATCGTAAGCGATACGGTCTAGTGCTAGGAATGGATATCGCAAAAAATACGACACTAATTGCATTAAACAAGGTAATGAAACTAAATGTGATTAGCCAGGCACTTGAAGTAAGAGCGGCAGAAGAGATTACAACTAAGATGAAATTAAAAGCACCTAATCTTGACATCGAGGTAGGTAAGCTAAGTGGTGGAAACCAGCAAAAGGTTGTTTTGAGTAAGTGGATTATGAATAATCCAAAACTATTAATCTTGGATGAGCCTACTAGAGGAATTGATGTTGGTGCCAAATATGAAATTTATAAAATTATGAATGAGCTTGTTCAACAAGGTGTAGGGATTGTTCTAATTTCATCTGAGCTGCCCGAAGTTTTAGGAATGTCAGATCGCATTCTTGTTATGTGTGAAGGAGAAATTACGGGTGAATTTACAAGAGAAGAAGCAACTCAGGAAAAAGTAATGATGTGTGCAACTGGAGGGGAAAAACGTGATTAA
- a CDS encoding phytoene desaturase family protein, with product MSGKKKVIVIGGGLGGLSAAISLRQKGYDVAVYEKNNHFGGKLNRLEQDGFGFDLGPSILTMPHIFETLFQQSGKQMSDYVKIQRLSHQWRSFFPDGNTLDLYEDLQDMENLNPSLTKKDIKQYSKLLEYSKGLYEITEQGYFDQGLDNLKEVLQHHGIIQSLRNFDLSSTMFDAIDKRIKNPQFRDMLSYIVKYVGSSAYHAPAVLNMMIYMQHAQGIWYVPGGMHNLANALVKLAEEIGVTFHLGKKIVKLDKNKRVITAAYTDDGTKLTADYFVSNMEVIPAYKQLTEEKESYTDKLDEKFEPASSGLVLHLGVKNCYPQLAHHNFFFSKNMKRQMNLIFEKHELPDDPVIYLVNVNKTDPKQALPGHENLKILPHIPHLQDKPLTRQQYTEFAERVLIKLENMGLDNLRESIVTKDMWTPHDIERTYSSDRGAIYGTVSDREMNKGFKHPKQSERYDNLYFVGGTVNPGGGMPMVTLSGQQVAKKLIERDRKK from the coding sequence ATGTCCGGTAAGAAAAAAGTGATTGTAATAGGCGGAGGGCTTGGCGGTTTATCTGCAGCAATTTCGCTTCGGCAAAAAGGGTACGATGTAGCTGTATATGAAAAGAACAATCATTTCGGCGGAAAGCTGAACCGTTTAGAGCAGGATGGTTTCGGTTTTGATTTAGGACCATCGATTCTGACGATGCCTCATATATTCGAAACTTTATTTCAGCAAAGCGGAAAACAAATGAGTGATTATGTAAAGATTCAGCGATTGAGCCATCAATGGCGCTCATTTTTCCCGGACGGCAATACACTAGATTTATATGAGGATCTGCAAGATATGGAAAATTTGAATCCGTCGCTGACGAAAAAAGATATTAAACAATACAGTAAATTACTGGAATATTCCAAGGGGTTATACGAAATCACGGAGCAAGGGTACTTTGATCAGGGGTTAGACAATCTGAAGGAAGTTCTCCAACATCACGGTATTATTCAATCATTGCGGAATTTTGATTTATCGTCGACAATGTTTGACGCGATTGATAAAAGAATCAAGAACCCGCAATTTCGGGATATGCTGAGTTATATTGTAAAATATGTCGGATCTTCCGCCTATCATGCGCCGGCAGTTCTTAATATGATGATTTACATGCAGCACGCCCAGGGAATCTGGTATGTGCCTGGCGGAATGCACAATTTAGCAAATGCTTTAGTGAAGTTAGCTGAAGAAATCGGTGTGACATTCCATCTTGGGAAAAAGATCGTGAAACTGGATAAAAACAAACGAGTTATTACGGCAGCCTATACGGATGATGGCACGAAACTGACTGCCGATTATTTTGTTTCCAATATGGAAGTCATCCCGGCATATAAACAGCTAACCGAAGAAAAAGAAAGCTATACCGATAAATTAGATGAAAAATTCGAACCTGCAAGCTCGGGTCTTGTTTTACATTTAGGAGTTAAAAACTGTTACCCTCAACTGGCCCATCATAATTTCTTTTTCTCCAAAAATATGAAACGGCAAATGAATCTGATCTTTGAGAAGCATGAACTTCCGGATGATCCGGTCATTTATTTAGTAAATGTGAATAAAACCGATCCAAAACAAGCACTACCGGGTCATGAGAACCTTAAAATCCTTCCGCATATTCCTCACCTTCAAGATAAGCCTCTAACTCGGCAGCAATATACCGAGTTTGCGGAAAGGGTATTAATTAAGCTGGAAAATATGGGGTTGGACAATCTTAGAGAAAGCATTGTCACGAAAGATATGTGGACGCCGCATGATATTGAACGAACATATTCTTCAGACCGGGGAGCCATTTACGGTACTGTATCCGACAGGGAAATGAATAAAGGATTTAAACATCCGAAGCAAAGTGAACGCTATGACAATTTATATTTCGTCGGGGGAACTGTTAATCCGGGTGGAGGTATGCCAATGGTGACGCTCAGCGGGCAGCAGGTGGCGAAGAAACTGATTGAAAGAGATCGGAAGAAGTAA
- a CDS encoding glycosyltransferase, translating to METLYLVVQTLSLLGLLCGVLMFWSTRKPPVKEGNQPLPALSIIIPARNEALRLPPLLKSLQAQSWKRFEIIVVDDGSSDHTAEIALSYGAKLLKCKQVGEMSPGKSNACAYGAQSAKGEWLLFLDADVQLAAEDSLERIVNSFGRQEGKGILSIQPYHLIVKRYENLSVIFNIIVLTGMNVFTVLKEKFATAGSFGPCILCDKESYITSGGHEAAEESIMDDFALSDVFIAKDLPVTNYAGKGVINMRMYEEGTKQLMEGWTKNLATASQSTHKFVMLLIQLWIFGVIMAALAPFLTFLTDFPVAFFSSIVIYLIYGGHLYFLARRAGNFHFVVFLIYPFFVLFFTAVFLYSLYRTHVLHSVMWRGRKIKV from the coding sequence ATGGAAACTTTGTATTTGGTTGTGCAAACACTATCCTTACTCGGTTTATTATGTGGTGTGCTGATGTTCTGGTCTACAAGAAAACCGCCGGTAAAAGAGGGGAACCAGCCATTACCTGCATTGTCGATTATCATACCAGCAAGAAATGAAGCGCTTCGTTTGCCGCCATTGCTTAAGTCGCTTCAGGCGCAAAGTTGGAAGCGTTTCGAAATAATTGTAGTCGATGATGGTTCCTCAGATCATACCGCTGAAATTGCATTGTCATATGGCGCGAAGTTATTAAAATGTAAACAGGTTGGCGAGATGAGCCCGGGTAAATCCAATGCCTGTGCGTATGGGGCACAATCTGCAAAAGGAGAATGGCTGCTGTTTTTGGATGCAGATGTTCAACTTGCCGCCGAGGATAGCCTTGAGCGTATTGTAAACAGTTTTGGCAGGCAAGAAGGAAAAGGAATATTATCCATTCAGCCATATCACTTGATTGTAAAACGATATGAAAATTTATCGGTAATATTTAATATTATTGTGCTGACAGGAATGAATGTATTTACTGTCTTGAAAGAAAAGTTTGCAACGGCAGGATCTTTTGGACCATGTATTCTTTGTGATAAGGAGAGCTATATTACATCGGGAGGGCATGAAGCTGCGGAAGAATCGATTATGGATGACTTTGCGCTGAGTGATGTTTTTATAGCGAAAGACTTACCGGTGACCAATTATGCCGGAAAAGGGGTTATTAATATGCGAATGTATGAAGAGGGTACGAAGCAATTAATGGAAGGCTGGACAAAAAATCTGGCAACAGCTTCGCAATCCACTCATAAATTTGTCATGCTGCTCATTCAGCTTTGGATTTTTGGTGTCATTATGGCAGCATTGGCGCCCTTCCTTACCTTTTTAACGGATTTTCCTGTAGCGTTCTTCAGCAGTATTGTCATCTATTTAATATACGGTGGGCATTTGTATTTTCTTGCGAGAAGAGCCGGGAATTTCCACTTCGTTGTTTTTTTGATCTATCCTTTTTTTGTTTTATTTTTTACAGCTGTATTTTTGTATTCATTATACCGTACGCATGTTTTGCATTCGGTAATGTGGAGAGGGAGAAAAATCAAAGTGTAA
- a CDS encoding 3-ketoacyl-ACP reductase produces the protein MGQSLQGKVAVVTGAARGIGKAVAVALAKEGVNVGIIARSEEALQHVAKEIESHGVKAAYAVADVSNLEQVQKAAAHLKEELGLTDILVNNAGVGKFEKLVDMDPADFKEIVDINVMGTFYVSHTIVPQLIEKNAGDVINISSTNGLNGAATSSAYSASKFGVIGITESLAAEVRRNNIRVTALAPSTIATDLADALNLVPDEKRDQYMHPEDIADYIIAQLKLNNRMYIKNATLMNTNPF, from the coding sequence TTGGGTCAGTCATTACAAGGTAAAGTAGCGGTTGTAACAGGTGCTGCACGCGGAATCGGTAAAGCGGTAGCGGTAGCATTAGCAAAAGAGGGTGTGAACGTCGGGATTATTGCACGTTCAGAAGAAGCACTACAGCACGTGGCGAAAGAAATCGAAAGCCATGGTGTCAAAGCTGCCTATGCAGTGGCGGATGTTTCGAATTTAGAACAAGTACAGAAGGCTGCTGCCCATTTAAAAGAAGAGTTGGGGTTAACGGATATTTTAGTTAACAATGCGGGCGTGGGGAAATTTGAAAAGCTCGTGGATATGGACCCGGCAGACTTTAAAGAAATTGTCGATATCAATGTAATGGGTACATTTTATGTATCACACACAATTGTACCGCAATTAATCGAAAAAAATGCCGGGGATGTTATTAATATTTCATCAACAAACGGTTTAAATGGTGCGGCAACATCAAGTGCATACAGTGCTTCAAAATTCGGTGTCATCGGTATAACAGAGTCGCTTGCAGCAGAAGTACGCCGCAATAATATTCGCGTAACAGCACTAGCGCCAAGTACGATTGCAACAGATTTGGCGGATGCACTGAACTTAGTTCCGGACGAAAAAAGAGATCAGTATATGCACCCTGAAGATATTGCAGACTATATTATCGCGCAATTGAAGCTGAACAATCGCATGTATATTAAAAACGCAACATTAATGAATACAAATCCGTTCTAA
- the xylF gene encoding D-xylose ABC transporter substrate-binding protein: MRKCKGFLYVMLVVMSMLLVACGQDSGNSSNATGENLKIGLSVSDLTLERWQHDRDFFVAKAEELGAEVVVQSANGDEAKQLSQIQNMLSQDLDALVIIAINSDSLSTVVDQANAEGVPVLAYDRLINGTDISAYVSFDNVRVGEMQAEYLVNLKPDGNYFLMGGSPTDNNAKMFREGQMNIIQPLVDKGDITIVGDQWAKDWDANEALKIMENALTANKNDIDVVVASNDNTAGGAIQALDAQGLAGKVLISGQDADLAGVQRIAEGLQTMTVYKPIKAIAEKSAEVAVQLAKGEEISTSDSVNNGQMDVPFIKLDPISVGKDELMTTIIEDNFHSYDDVYKNVPESDRP, encoded by the coding sequence ATGCGTAAATGTAAGGGCTTTCTTTATGTGATGCTAGTAGTAATGTCCATGTTATTGGTTGCGTGCGGTCAAGATTCGGGCAATTCAAGTAATGCAACAGGGGAAAATTTGAAAATTGGTTTATCAGTATCAGATTTAACACTGGAACGTTGGCAACATGATCGGGATTTCTTCGTAGCAAAAGCTGAAGAGTTGGGAGCTGAAGTAGTCGTACAGTCTGCAAATGGTGATGAAGCAAAGCAATTATCGCAAATTCAAAATATGCTTTCTCAAGATTTAGATGCATTAGTTATTATAGCGATTAATTCAGACTCTTTATCTACTGTTGTAGATCAGGCAAATGCAGAAGGTGTGCCGGTATTGGCATATGACCGGTTAATTAACGGAACAGATATCAGTGCATACGTTTCGTTTGATAACGTACGCGTGGGTGAAATGCAGGCGGAGTATTTGGTGAATTTAAAACCTGATGGAAACTATTTCTTAATGGGTGGATCTCCAACGGATAACAATGCAAAAATGTTCCGTGAAGGGCAAATGAATATTATTCAGCCATTAGTTGATAAAGGTGATATTACGATTGTCGGTGATCAGTGGGCGAAAGATTGGGATGCAAATGAAGCATTAAAAATTATGGAAAATGCTTTAACAGCAAACAAAAACGATATTGATGTTGTCGTAGCTTCAAACGATAATACGGCTGGTGGTGCAATCCAGGCACTAGATGCTCAAGGATTAGCTGGTAAAGTGTTAATTTCCGGGCAAGATGCTGACCTTGCCGGTGTTCAGCGTATTGCGGAGGGCTTACAGACAATGACTGTTTATAAGCCGATTAAAGCAATTGCCGAAAAGAGCGCGGAAGTAGCTGTTCAATTAGCAAAAGGTGAAGAAATTTCAACTTCCGATTCTGTAAACAATGGCCAAATGGATGTTCCGTTCATTAAGCTAGATCCGATTTCAGTAGGTAAAGATGAACTTATGACAACGATTATTGAAGATAACTTCCATAGCTATGATGATGTATATAAAAATGTACCAGAAAGCGACCGTCCGTAA
- a CDS encoding ROK family protein has product MSWNQQIGKKFNKQQILNYIFSKRIVSRGEIIEEIGLKKATVANLVTELIENQLIVEDGKDFSTGGRRSQLLRFNETAGFALGIDIGVNYLYGAVFNLKGEIVFDHFQLVSSVQLEAYLRSILDLIKLLMENVPPSPFSIVGLGVAVPGSVNKDGVIIIAPNLRWENFDISGYLRDRFDFPIYISNEANAGAYAEYIFENNKETSNLLYLSIGIGLGVGIIIDHNIYLGVNGFSGESGHAIIHMNGRKCTCGRNGCWEAYASEYALIHDATYMLKERELSLEQIIALAEEGHEDVIQLFKETGYYIGLGITNLIQTFNPEKIIIGNRIIKAQKFIEQSILDTIHSNTMHFQRDNYSVQFSTLKDRAIALGAASFIIDQFIQLPFD; this is encoded by the coding sequence TTGTCTTGGAATCAACAAATAGGGAAAAAATTTAATAAGCAACAAATTTTAAATTATATTTTCTCTAAAAGGATTGTTTCTAGAGGAGAGATCATTGAAGAAATCGGATTAAAAAAAGCAACTGTTGCAAATCTGGTAACAGAACTAATAGAGAATCAATTAATCGTAGAAGATGGCAAAGATTTTTCAACTGGAGGGAGAAGGTCCCAATTATTAAGGTTTAATGAAACTGCGGGTTTTGCACTTGGCATTGATATTGGCGTTAATTATTTATACGGAGCAGTCTTTAATCTAAAAGGGGAAATTGTTTTCGACCATTTCCAACTCGTATCATCAGTTCAACTTGAAGCATATTTAAGAAGTATTTTGGATTTAATAAAGTTACTCATGGAAAATGTACCCCCCAGCCCATTCTCGATCGTCGGATTAGGGGTTGCTGTTCCTGGTTCTGTCAATAAAGACGGTGTCATTATTATTGCACCTAATTTACGTTGGGAAAATTTTGATATTAGCGGCTATTTACGTGATCGCTTCGACTTCCCCATCTATATCTCAAATGAGGCAAATGCCGGTGCCTATGCAGAGTATATTTTTGAAAATAATAAAGAAACTTCAAATCTATTATATTTAAGTATAGGCATCGGACTAGGTGTCGGGATTATTATTGATCATAATATTTATCTAGGTGTTAACGGCTTTTCGGGCGAAAGCGGACATGCCATCATACATATGAATGGGCGTAAATGCACATGCGGCCGTAATGGATGTTGGGAAGCATACGCCTCAGAATATGCCCTTATCCATGATGCGACTTATATGCTAAAAGAAAGAGAATTATCATTAGAGCAGATCATTGCTTTAGCCGAAGAGGGTCATGAAGATGTTATACAATTATTTAAGGAAACCGGGTACTATATCGGACTCGGTATCACCAATTTAATTCAAACATTTAACCCGGAAAAGATTATTATTGGTAACCGCATAATAAAAGCGCAGAAGTTTATTGAGCAATCTATATTAGATACAATCCACTCGAATACGATGCATTTTCAGCGAGATAACTATTCTGTACAATTTTCAACGTTAAAGGATCGTGCTATTGCTCTAGGTGCCGCCTCCTTTATCATTGATCAATTTATTCAGCTTCCATTTGATTAA
- a CDS encoding glycosyl-4,4'-diaponeurosporenoate acyltransferase CrtO family protein translates to MTVINAIWLLVVNIVAWLVLHFSISALCFKIPLRFFLKDLAFFRIAKWEEHGEIWNRLFLVKKWKKHLIDGSAIAKKSYNKSHLHGTKREDLLIFAAETKRAEMTHWLLILPAPLFFLWNPVWAGCINIVYALLANLPFILTQRYNRGRIENILDLSNRGN, encoded by the coding sequence ATGACAGTTATTAATGCAATTTGGCTTCTCGTAGTAAACATCGTAGCATGGCTCGTTCTTCATTTTTCGATTTCAGCGCTCTGTTTCAAAATTCCTTTACGCTTTTTTCTGAAGGATCTTGCATTTTTCCGTATCGCAAAGTGGGAGGAGCATGGGGAGATCTGGAACCGGTTATTTTTAGTGAAGAAATGGAAAAAGCACTTAATTGATGGGTCGGCGATTGCAAAGAAAAGTTACAATAAAAGCCATCTACACGGTACGAAGCGGGAAGATTTACTCATCTTTGCAGCTGAAACAAAAAGAGCAGAGATGACGCATTGGCTGCTCATTTTGCCGGCGCCTCTATTTTTTCTGTGGAATCCGGTTTGGGCAGGCTGCATTAATATTGTCTATGCACTTCTCGCCAATCTACCATTTATTTTAACGCAACGTTATAACAGAGGACGAATTGAGAATATTTTGGATTTATCTAATCGTGGTAATTAG
- a CDS encoding phytoene/squalene synthase family protein, which yields MIQHQLNADLLYCENIIKKHSKSFYFAFSGLPAEKRYAVYAIYAFCRIADDSVDENPIPAVKSAALNQLRHELDLFSRHEEPDHPLWRALRHVFNTFDMDIQPFYDQLTGQEMDIHFSSPKTLQKLEEYSYYVAGSVGLMLLPIIATKNHQYLKKTAADLGIAMQITNILRDIGEDFYEKNRIYLPEMEQLRFGYGEEKLEQQLIDESFIILWEHLAVRAETLYDEFSDHLLKFDNDSKAPLMTAATVYREILNVVRENQYDCLTKRNFVALERLEQIRV from the coding sequence ATGATACAGCACCAATTGAATGCGGATTTACTATATTGTGAAAACATAATTAAAAAGCATTCCAAAAGTTTTTATTTTGCATTTTCCGGACTTCCGGCTGAAAAAAGATATGCTGTCTATGCAATTTATGCTTTTTGTAGAATAGCCGACGATAGTGTGGACGAAAACCCGATTCCGGCAGTCAAGAGCGCGGCGTTAAATCAATTACGCCATGAACTCGATCTTTTCAGCCGTCATGAAGAACCGGATCATCCATTATGGAGAGCGCTGCGCCATGTATTCAATACATTTGATATGGATATACAGCCTTTTTACGATCAATTGACAGGACAAGAGATGGATATCCATTTTTCTTCGCCGAAAACACTCCAAAAATTAGAAGAGTACAGCTATTATGTAGCCGGCTCGGTCGGGTTGATGCTTCTTCCGATTATTGCAACAAAAAATCACCAATATCTCAAAAAGACAGCGGCTGATCTCGGTATTGCAATGCAGATTACGAATATTTTACGAGATATAGGCGAAGATTTTTATGAAAAGAACCGTATTTATCTTCCGGAAATGGAGCAATTACGTTTCGGGTATGGCGAAGAAAAGCTGGAACAACAGTTGATTGATGAATCGTTTATCATTCTTTGGGAACATTTGGCGGTACGAGCCGAAACTTTATATGATGAATTTTCAGATCATCTTTTGAAGTTTGATAACGATAGTAAAGCACCGCTTATGACGGCGGCAACTGTCTACCGGGAAATTTTAAATGTGGTCCGGGAAAATCAATACGACTGCTTAACGAAAAGAAACTTTGTTGCCCTGGAACGGCTGGAGCAGATTAGAGTGTAA